tgaattttcatcaaatattccGGTTATACGATTTATTTCAGCTTTTGATTGGGCCACGTCTTGCTCCCGGATAGCGATCGCTGTACTGTTGTCAGCACAGTCATTAAATAGCTGCGACATACGattttcacaatttaataaAGACTTATTActtgattgtatattattttcaagcaaTTGTATCTTATCACGtagattaacaatattatttttcaaagtttcAATTTCTTTCTGTTGGAGTTTCACGTCATTTAGTATCGTTTTGTTACTTGACTGAATATCTGATATAATTCTTTTAGCATCGCTCGCCTGAGAACTACCGAACACGTTCATAGTTATAAAACGACTGAcactattttttaacatcacgtGTATTTATCCAACTATTGTGTGTATTATCGAATCCTAACCACTTGACGTACATTTGATTATGTTTTTtacgtataattttttcaattaaatattcgtTTGGGAAATTGGTCTTGTATATTTCTTCAGAGTAAAAACAACCAGCTATAGGTTTACCCATATAatcttgtagttgataagtaacaggtaatgttttatttattttgataatctcGAATATTTCCGTAGACCAGTTTGGTAAATAACCTTTTGTGAACACGCCCTTTTGTGTACTGATACGAACGTTATCGCcaactttaaacttattttttacagTATTAATTTCACGATGTTTTATTACCACCGAAGCGGGGTTGGAATCTGCTTGTATTGGAGTCATTCCTATAGTTCTATGGTATGAATTATTGTATTCGTCAAGTAACTTTGGTAAAATTGAAACCCATTCATGAGAGCCACGGGCAGTGAACTCCTTATACATTTTTCCCTTCAAAGTACGATTGAATCTCTCTGCTATGCTGGCCTTTAGAATACTGAAAGTTGAATATTTGTGTATGCCATACTTCAAAGCGTCGAAAGTAGTGTTGTAAAATTCTTTTCCCTTATCGAGTTGTAAAAGTTTCGGTGAACGATCAAGTAATATTGTAGACATTGCACTAGTAACTTCTTTACCTGTCTTAGACTTTAACGGTTTTGTCCAAgaaaattttgtaaaacaatCAATCACAACCAGGATGTATTTGTAACCACCATTTACTTTTGAATATGGTATCATTTCAACCAAGTCAGCTTgccataaatcattttttccatAGACGTTAACTCGACGCCTAGTGAAATTTTTCCTTGCTGGTTTGTGAAGTTCGTTAGCGATTTCCCGTTTAGACATCGGGAATTCGCTTTATTAGTCCGGCCTCGTGTAATTCGTcgaaaatcgatattatttcgtttgaaaCGCTTGTATTGCCAGCTGCTTTTGACGCGAGAAGCAGACGTAATCGGTCGACCAACTCGTTTGGATTATCTCAATACACTAagttatttttctgtattttcaTAGACAGCTCGCCACCCGATGggaataatttactaataattgttgaatatttagtaccacccttttttattttatttccaactgTAGATAAATGTACCGATGTTTGagttaatatagatttatataccTCTAAATCACCATCAGTAAAAATAagtggattttttaaaaataataactgattaAGACCCGACGTAGATGGGTAAACAGTACCGTCAATAAGTATAGtgttttctataaattttaCTTCTTTTTTACCCAAGATAATATTTCCGTTTGGAAGTTTTTTCGGACCATAGATCTTATCCAAGTCTGTAGACTGAAaccaattttcaatttcttgtTGATTGTAGTCGAAAATCGAGGatttattgtcaatattttctttgttcaatcgaggtttattcgatattttagttAAAGGATCGATAATTGGTTTTAATGTCTGTGTCATTAATTGTTGAACATTATCTGATCCGGTTTTTAATGCGatatatttacgtttaataCTTTCCTTAGCTTAAACTAGCTCATCTAACACAGTAGTTGCTTACGTCATGACTacgttttaaatgataatatttattagttgctTCATCTTATATAACTACAAAAGTATCAAACCCAAAACGATAACGTCCGTTATCACGCTCACTATCTTtacaaataacaacaaatgtAAACCTCTCACGGTTCCAACATGTTACAcagaaatgtttaaattgtgtatatgACATGTCCCCAGAACAGTGCTCTTGATATACATGTTTCAAATTGGTCTCATCTTGTTTGAACAATACTATTAAATTCGCGTTGTCACGTATCAACTGTTTTGGTACTTTTGAATAACTCTGGGCcaggataaaaaatatctattttattgtGGCGACCTCGAGAAAAATAATCTCTTATTACGTTTTGGTGTTCACCAATAACATCGTCcaagataaaaattgaatttggtaaAACTTTCTCTGGTGGAATTACTTTATCATTCTCGAAAAAGGTAAAAATGTTCATACCGTCTATTCCATcaataatacgttttaataatttatatttaggttGTTCCAGCGTCTTGGAGTATATGTAAACGTTTTCAAATCGTAACCCGTTTTCATCGACTAGTAGAAAATATATCAGATTGGTCTTACCACACCCCGAGCTGCCAAGTACCAACGACCTTATCGTATTTGGGAAAAGCTCTCCATGTCTCTGTTGAATTGTCTCGGgagaatcaatattataaattcgaaGTTTTTTCTCTTGTTCGATAAagcgcattttttttaaaattgttcactATAAATATAGGTGCTATGTTAGCGATAGCGTCACACGATGTCTCACGTTCGTAAGCGAAACAACAATAAAGGCTCCGGTCTTATTAACTCtgttataaatcatttaccCGTGGAATTACATTTACCTGGTTATAGGTAAGtcgctacaatata
This genomic window from Metopolophium dirhodum isolate CAU chromosome 1, ASM1992520v1, whole genome shotgun sequence contains:
- the LOC132943601 gene encoding uncharacterized protein LOC132943601, translated to MSKREIANELHKPARKNFTRRRVNVYGKNDLWQADLVEMIPYSKVNGGYKYILVVIDCFTKFSWTKPLKSKTGKEVTSAMSTILLDRSPKLLQLDKGKEFYNTTFDALKYGIHKYSTFSILKASIAERFNRTLKGKMYKEFTARGSHEWVSILPKLLDEYNNSYHRTIGMTPIQADSNPASVVIKHREINTVKNKFKVGDNVRISTQKGVFTKDYMGKPIAGCFYSEEIYKTNFPNEYLIEKIIRKKHNQMYVKWLGFDNTHNSWINTRDVKK